TCATTTACTGGAATACAAAACAACTTGGCCTCGCCGTCGCGGCCCGAATGAAAGAAGGTAAAGACAGCCCAGACGCGCTGCTCTCGCACATCTCACCCCTCGGATGGGCGCATATCCTGCTCACCGGCGAGTACAGGTGGCGAAAAGCGCGCCAATAAACCCTTAGCGTACTATTCCGCCCCCAGCCGTAAGCGACCCCAAGACGCTTTCGGCGGCGTGGTGTCCGGCGTTGGCGGCTCCATGCTTGGCAAACACGAAGAGGAACGAAGCGCGGTCATATCGACCGCCATCGAACAAACCGCCTTTCTCGACTCGCCCCCGATGCGCCGCCATTTGGCTGCGCGGGGGCTCCCCTCCCTTCGAGTGCTCAAACATAAACCCACGACGATTTTCCTCGTGCTTCCGGCCTCGAAAATGGCGACGCATTTTCGGTGGCTGCGCCTTGTCATCACGCAAGCCATGGCCGCGCTCGAAGGCGAGAAGAACAAGACGGGCCGCGATGTGCTCTTCATTCTCGAAGAGTTTCCGACGCTCGGATACATGCGCCAGGTTGAGGCGGCGGCGGGCCTTATGGCCGGGTACAACGTCAAGCTTTGGACGGTCATGCAAGACCTCTCCCAAATCCAAGCTCTCTATCCCAAGTCCTGGGAAACCTTCCTTGGCAATGCGGGCATTGTCGAAGCCTTTGGCAACACGGATTCCGTCACCCTCGAATATCTCTCCAAGCGGCTTGGCACGACCTGGGCCGTGCAGCGCCAGCCCGAAAACCTGACCTTGCAAGCCAAAGCCTCCGGCC
The Phaeobacter piscinae genome window above contains:
- a CDS encoding type IV secretory system conjugative DNA transfer family protein — its product is MLGKHEEERSAVISTAIEQTAFLDSPPMRRHLAARGLPSLRVLKHKPTTIFLVLPASKMATHFRWLRLVITQAMAALEGEKNKTGRDVLFILEEFPTLGYMRQVEAAAGLMAGYNVKLWTVMQDLSQIQALYPKSWETFLGNAGIVEAFGNTDSVTLEYLSKRLGTTWAVQRQPENLTLQAKASGQPHEREQIISVPLMASYEIAQAFARDKGNKLVMVAGEKPFALKRIFWKDMIRGRT